CGCAATTCAATACCATAGGAAACTATGTGGGATTGTTTGGAATAGCAAATGAAACATCAGTAGGCTCCAAAAACTCAAGCTGACTTACACACTCAATTTGACAAGGTAGTTGCATTCTGACCTGACAGGACTGTGCTGTTATTAAGGTGAGGGGAGGCATAACCAAGTATTAGGAAAGAAatggtattattatttgttgttgttgttgttgttatggttGTTGTTGTAGAACTAATTGTAGATTTATAGAAATAGAATGTTCTCTAGTTAGTTTTAAACTTCTGTGACCCCATCCTGGTTTAACAATGTGATAAATACCTGGGATATGAGGAATGAAACTGTGGTGGCACAAACATTCCAACTGGGATGATGATGTCATTACCAGAGAAAAATGGATGGAGAGACAAACTAGAAGACATAGAGAAGTGAAGGCTGATCACAGTACACAATTAACATGctcaacaaataaaataaaattattcatgGGGACCCATACATATGATAATAAGAAACATATAACAAAGTGGTGAAGGGAAAAGCACTCACACATAGGGAtgtggagtgtgagagagcagTCTGCTCCTTATCCTCTGGTGAAGAAGAAGCATCTGTAGGTAGTTGGAGAAATAGATCTTCTCACTCATAATCACCTAGTGCAAGAGGGAGGTACAGTTCAGTATACTCTGtggaaaaatgatttttaatatacaaaatgatttataaatatAGTGCCATACAATAATGTGAAATtgtaaatgcaaatgtttttatttatgttattaatACCTCTCCAAAATGCTCATCAAGTCTCAGCTGACTGAAGAAGTCATTGTTAGTGGAGAGTCTTGGTGTGTGAGAATTAATCTGAAAGAGAAACACTAAATCTGTTACATCTGCAGCGACATTTGTCCAGAGATGTCATTGGAGGTATATGAGTGCTTTTTACCTTTTACCTTATTCAAAACTAATTCCCGTGTGTCCTCATTCTGCCAGTTTATGTTGGATATTTTGGTCTTGAAGGAGTAGTATATATCACTGATCAGCTTTTCAGCCTAGCAAGTGAAGAGGAATTGTAAGACTAATGGTGAATGATTAGGAACATTGTAATTAATATAACAATTTAGTTGAAAGTATCTACATTGGGCTTTTATAGCATATTCATAAGCATTGcatgttataaatgttataaagcAATATTTATGTAAGGACTTATGCaatgtaaataacattataattttataattatgAAAATAGTTTATGTAAGGATTATGACAAAATATGACAAAGGTTTATATGAAGTTTATTGCTTGTCTTTACCGTTCAGTATAGATTAGAGAGGAGTTATCATGATAGGTTGACTGTTTAATAcagattttgtttcttttatttgtctttaaaGTTATTATTGTAGTCTGTACTAGCAGCACATAGGCCAAATGCCagccaaatgaatgaatgtaatgcCTTTAACTAAACGGCATTGATTAGTTTTTCATTAATAACACTGTTATGaaacactatatatattttcagcAACTTTCTTAAACTCTCATAGTTGTTTTCAGTAAAAGCAAATGAACAACTattagaagaataaaaaaaaaactatggtAATATTAAACGTCCTCTAATGATAATACTTTCGTGCAAAGACAATTCACAGAACACTTTTAAAGATCACCTTGTAATAAGTCTTTCATAAATTCTCCAGTATTggtttataaattatttatgcaATTCTCAAGTGTTATAAATGCCTATGGagttacctttaaaaaaaaataccaataAATGAATAGTttgcatattttttaaaaacctggtGAGATACAGTGTAACCCattgtacatacagtatgtgtatgatGACTATAACTGTAAGATATCAAACAATCagccgtccatccatccatccatccatccatccatttgacTATTCATgcattcttccatccatctgttcatacaaccatccatctgtctatctgtccatccatccatccatctgtccattcatCCTCCCAGGATGCGTACATGATTTGtctattcatatatttattataacagtatATCCTATATTTATATCCATTGGCCCACATGTACATTCATTGGTCCAACCCTCTTTCTaactatctctccatccatccataaatccatccatccatccattatttGTAATATTCTGACTTATATATCTTTATTTGTCATACCTCTTCACCAGCATAATGGTCTTTGACCAAATGACTCATCAAAGTGTCAAAACCTTTCACCGTCTGCAGTACACAGTGTCTCCAACGTGGCACATCCTTAAGTAGCACAAACGTCCAGTTAATCCAATTCATTCAACAACTTtaagaaatattaaaaatgagtaaatttaaacacagacacatcaaATTAATACACACCTCATTTTCATTGTCAATTGCAATAGAGAAGTTTTTCATGGTCTGCGTGAATTTGGTGTGCAGAGCAGGCATAAGTGTTTGCAGAAGATTCATGATCATAAAAGTTTGGAGAGGATGACTGCAAACGAaaagacatacatacatacagataaTTACTTGAACTGTCGCAGCAATACTTTTATTaaagctgatgtgaaagtatatgctaaatattaaaataactgACTGTGAATATGATCTACCTGTTTATCTGCTTGTGTTTAAGCCTCCATTGGCTAATTATctgtgacatgtagatgatatAAGGTTGATTATGCAATAACACAAAATCTGACTTGCTGACAGGAAGAGGATGGAAGGTAGCCTGGAGACAGCTGAGCCAATCAATAGAAGGGGCCAGTTtctaaaaaaagagagagaacttTTCTGAGTGAATgcatgacacaaacacacacacacacacacactcacacacacacacacacacacgctcgcacgcaacacacacacacacacacacacattcttactTCCCTGTCACACAGTAACCTATAAATTGTCTGACTGATAACAAATACCCACTTGTAATTCCTGGATGGTGATTCGATGGTACAGGAGTTTCTGGTTGAGTCGGTAGGAAAGAGGTGAAGTGTTTGTAACTAGAGTTGAACTCAGAGACATATACAAGCCACAATGCTGAGTACTGCTACTGAAGGAAACATTCAACAGAGTCAAAAGCTGCCTACAGGATGCGAAGAATGGACGCAGAGActgaaaagagagaagaaaaaatacaagATGACCAATTAACTATCATTATACTATGAAGATCATGCTTATAGCTCTCATAAagtttacataattttttttgtacaccatgtaagctttttatttttctttgtcaaCTTGAAAACGTCAAATTATGTTCAGTTGTACCTGCGAGTTgaatttggttctctttgtctGGTTGTTCCACTCAGTAGGGAACTGAAAGTCCGGTTGATCAATCTGCAGAAATCCCAGTGTTTCACAAAGAAGGTTAAAATGCTTTTtggacacttttttaaacaCTAATTCTAACATTACAACATTACATAGCTATACCGCTGAATATTTAAAAGAATGTACTGAAGATTATTCCCAAGATTGACCCTGCTGAGATCATACTCACTACCCCAgcttaatgtttaattaattaaggaTGCTCCATTTGCTTAATAATGCTTAATTAGTTCTATTTAAAAGGTAAATGCAAAACTAGTTAAGGAAAGCATGTGTAAATTTAAGCCAAAGGTGTACAGTCTTATCTGCTAAGGGCTAATCAGGTGAAAGGATAGTACAGTATAGACTATTCCTTTCTAAAAAGGCTTATAGATGCAACGTAAAAAGTTTGGAACTATTTAAAGTTTggaatttatttgtttgaatgtACCTGTATGTAGTTCTGGCTCTCATTGCGGTCAGGGCCCACATACACGTTAAAGAAAGGAAAGGTGTTGTACTGCGACATCAGCAGAGCCAGAGTGGAGTTCAACTCAGGCTGAGTCCAGTGCTCAGAACCAGGCCAGCCACCCagctacaaacaaacacagactgCTTTATTTAGCGCTATCCAACAAGTGATCCAACTGTGATCCTATATTCATAAACAACATGTAGTAAATGACTTTCTTCCTAAGTGGTGTTAAAGTTGGAAAGGTGGAAAGAATACAAGAATACAAGGGCAAGCATAAAATGCCAAAAGGCCTTATTAGCCATTTGAAATCATCATAAATCTACAATGtggctgtatgtgtgtgtgtgtgtgtgtgtgtgagagagagagatcatttgTGTATATACCTGCTGAATTAGCGTTTGGGCATGAAATATGCTCTCATTCAATGTAGTGTTAGGCCTCATGCAGGTGTTATAGAAGGTCTGTGCTTTCTGTGCTGCACTGGTAACATTCCTATTGGGAGACTCTAATCATGCAGAGACCAAAGATTCAAATATAAGTTTTAAATATAACCTCATGTATATTTCCAGTTTAGATCTAGTGCATATGCAGGTAATTGTCTTTATATATTCCTTACTTATATGCTTAGTGTGTATTAGAATTCTATGACTGCAGAACAAAATACTACATTCTACTGTACATACTAAATATTTCTAAATACTACTCAGATAAACCCTACATCATGATAAATCTATAATTAATGAAAAATGATCATCATTAATATACATTCAGTCCTATTACCGAGCAACATCACAACTTACAACGTTAATGTCCTGTACAGTGATAGAAATATACAAAGTCTGTGTCATACCCAGAATCTCTTGTATTGCTAGGAGCaaagctgtctgtctgtcaggtaATCTGTCATCTCTTTTACTTTCAGTGTCGAACCCTCTCTGCACTATCCTTCTCATCTCGTCTGTTCTGGTGACATTATGGGAGTTGATCTTGCCTCCGTATCTCCTTCTGCTCTTGGGTGACATTTCTGCTTTACAATTAAACAGAAAGTAATCACAGGGTCGAGAAAAAGGATCCATGACTGCAGAGAAGCGTTCTGCTACTCTCATGCATgctggagagagacagggaagaGGGTCTAGAGGGAGAAAGAAAT
This genomic window from Ictalurus punctatus breed USDA103 chromosome 1, Coco_2.0, whole genome shotgun sequence contains:
- the kel gene encoding kell blood group glycoprotein → MTQNSSAQQECLQLPQERVQSQESQSLVKNQWFGLLFFQFCLASCIIGTVMGLGYYFLQEDTRNTQDPLPCLSPACMRVAERFSAVMDPFSRPCDYFLFNCKAEMSPKSRRRYGGKINSHNVTRTDEMRRIVQRGFDTESKRDDRLPDRQTALLLAIQEILESPNRNVTSAAQKAQTFYNTCMRPNTTLNESIFHAQTLIQQLGGWPGSEHWTQPELNSTLALLMSQYNTFPFFNVYVGPDRNESQNYIQIDQPDFQFPTEWNNQTKRTKFNSQSLRPFFASCRQLLTLLNVSFSSSTQHCGLYMSLSSTLVTNTSPLSYRLNQKLLYHRITIQELQKLAPSIDWLSCLQATFHPLPVSKSDFVLLHNQPYIIYMSQIISQWRLKHKQINSHPLQTFMIMNLLQTLMPALHTKFTQTMKNFSIAIDNENEDVPRWRHCVLQTVKGFDTLMSHLVKDHYAGEEAEKLISDIYYSFKTKISNINWQNEDTRELVLNKINSHTPRLSTNNDFFSQLRLDEHFGEVIMSEKIYFSNYLQMLLLHQRIRSRLLSHTPHPYVLSLHPFFSGNDIIIPVGMFVPPQFHSSYPRAINYGMLGTLLAKDLLHLLLPDILSQSESAEGESECVWSHYLTAQKGTSSLSTSQKQEVWVQFSALQVALLSYNKSLRRHSGDTTVSGLSHIQLFLASFMQATCDSEPYSTLMPFEPSFLVTVLCANSERCPKPLTCVDNRSQGHLPELC